The Jaculus jaculus isolate mJacJac1 chromosome 3, mJacJac1.mat.Y.cur, whole genome shotgun sequence genome includes the window AATGTCTCAGTCTAGGAAGGGTTTTCAGTGGTGGTAGAACTGTAAGAAGAAACGCTCATATCAGTGTGCTGAATCTTCATATAAATATATTCCCTTCAGCAGCCCTCTGTGGCCTAGAGGAGAGGCCATGAGAACCAGACCTGGAAGTCACAGCCATACACAGCTGGGTGCTGATACAGAAGTATCAAATTTCTATCATGGATTTCTCAGGTATTTATGCTTTCCAGCAGCATGCAATTAGTTAATTCATTTGAGCAGAAGGAAGGACCTTCTTGCAGATATATTCCTTCATCTAGTGACTCCACTGATTTGGTCTCATGGACAATACACACAGAATTACTATAATCACACAGCTCTACAGCTCAAGATCAGAGAGCTGAGTGGTTTTAGGTTTTACATCTCCTTTACCTTTGAAAATCTGTCAGAATTGTCTTTGTTTTCATCCTGCTCCCGATAAAGcaggaatttttattttctttcttcaaagcTAATAATAATCATTGTAAAAGTCTACATTTGTTGAAAAGTTGCTCTGTGCTAAGCTTTGTATGTATATTTTCACAggcttttttaagaaaatataaataagttgCTTAACAAATTGCCTGCCTACTTAAGAGTTGCTATTTCCTTGTTATTATCACCACAACCATGGCAACAACAAAACAGGGTATGTCAAAATGTAGCAGCATCAATGCCTAAGTCACAGACTGGCAAAAGGCCAGAAGCTTTATCTTATCTTAACTCATCTAACCATTAGTGTCATTTAGCATTGACCCTCTGACTGACCATTGACCTGtgtactctctctttctgtcatgatACTGTTGTCACCTTATATACTTCTTGTGACCCTCATTGGACATGTATCAAAAACTTAATAATTTCATGCTACTGGGATCAGGACAAGGGACCTTTCAGAAGCAACAGGAATTACATTAGGTCATGAGACATTTTTTGTTAGAGGAGTAAGAATAATGCTACCAATATCATATTGAGACCAttgacatttcatcatggatgaggGTGGTCAAATGGGGAATGTGCAGAAAAGGCCcagcattaaaggcacttgcttgcaaagcctaataatgagctgggtttgattctctagtacccatgtaaagccagatgcacaaggaggcacaggtgTCTAGAGTTTGGGGTGTCAAAAGGAAGGATtcattggaaagaagagattcagtgtaATGGGATCAAAGGAAGGGAACAAAGAAGATATAATGAGAGAAGATGGTGATCAATATATACTACACACTTGTATAGAAATTGTTGACAAAAAGGTCTTAAAAATATGTACTTGTGCTGCagatagggcttagcagttaaggtgcttgtctatgaagtgtaaggacccaggtttaaatctctagtacccaggttcaaatcttgaggacccatgtaatctagatacacaaggtggcatgtgcatctagatcgtttgcagtgggtagaggccttggagtgcccattctctctctgaaataaattaattcattaaaaatacatGTATTCTGCAATTTTATGACACAATAAGTCCTTCACCCAGTGCCAGCAACACACTGTTATATAGCTGTGTGATtgtgagccaaataaacccttaTAGATTAGCTAATCTCAAGTTTACCGTCAtaggaacaaaaaacaaaaacataacctTTATAGATTAGCTAATCTCAAAGTCTGTTggtctaggttcagttccccagtactcacataaagctggatatacAAGGTATCATATCCATTTGGACTTTGCAACAGGaaaaagctctggtgtgcccatatacttactatctatctctacctctttctgctcacaaatttaaaaaaatgtgtattttaaagtTACGGGAAAAAAGATGCCAAAGTAAGTCACACTACTAGATTTAAGATTTACTATAAGGTTATTCTAACCTTATTAGTGGAAGGAAACCACATAGATTTGAACTGAGTCCGTAATAAAACCAATAGATACAGAGTCAACTGACTTTCAACAAAGAATCAGGGTAATTCAATGGAAAAAGCATAATCTTTTCAATGAAAGTACTAGATCAACTGGATACCCATATGcaaaaaaagtgaattttaaccctaaaaacatatataaaaatgtctAGAACAAAACAAGACAACTTTGCTTTCAGTACAACAcaatatatttagaaattaaaaagaaaaggtaatacATATTTCAACATTTAATATTGCTGCTCTTTGCAAAACACAACTAAAAGTAAGAAAACAGTAGCAAAGTACATCTAACAAGGGATACTGTATCGatttccttcttgttgctaggacaaaacacttgaccagaagcaggttTTTGTCATAACCACCAAAAAATGTCAGAAACTACCAAtgaatgcaggaaaaaaaaaaaaagagagacctaCATTTTATGAATCAGAACACCCCAATAGAGGGAACAAGCTATGGATTCATccaggatctcaccctagctcagaatgtcctagaattcactatgtggtctcagggtggccttaaactcctccCACTTCTACCTaaagagtgctggggttaaaggtgtgtgccaccatgcacagctgttttgtttttttttttaatttgtatttatttatttgaaagtgataagacagagaaagaggcagatagagagagagagacagagaatgtgtgtgccagggcctccagccattgcaaacgaactctagatgcatgcacccctttgtgcatctggctaacgtgggccctggggaatcgagctttgaatcagggtccttaggcttcgcaggcaagtgcttaaccgctaagccatctctctagcccccagctgtttataataatactttaaaaaaaattatttgagagggatgagagggacagacaaagaGATACAAAGAAAGTGACTATGGACTGGGCTTCTTGCCAGTATTAATgaattccaaatgaatgtgccactgtCTGCATCTGTTATTAcctgggtagtggagaatcaacCCCAGGCCAAgaaagtgccattaaccactcaccactcagccatctctccaggtccacttgtttttgtttctgttttttttgagtTCCCCAAAGACAAGCACTATGAAGAAAGGACAACACAAGTCTCATCATTGGGAACAAACTTACATGTAATGCTTTATTCTCTTTAAGATACAAACCAAACATGTCACACTGCTTCACCATCACGAAATCAGCATCaggctcatcttcctcctcatcaTTTCTGTCCAAGAACCGCACAGGAACTTCCTTCACCTTCTGTGTCTCATTAACTTTGGGAACACATTCAGTCTGGAGCCCTGTTGCTTTGCTCAGTTTCTCTTCCATtacttcatcttcctcctcctcctcttcttcctgttcTCCATCCCTACTACCATTAGCCAGTCTGTATTCTGTCCTTTCTAGAACTTTCCCACTTTTCTGAAGAATGGACATTTTCTCACTCAAATAGGCTCTAAAATTTTCCACACAGTCATTGGTGAGGGTGGGAGCCCAAGGCTGAGTTTCTTCAGTTTTTGGACTCCTGCTCAATATTTTAGTGGGCTGTTTCTCCTTTTTCTGAAGAAATTGTACTCTTGGTGGAACAGCAAGACCAAGAAACCTTTGAAAgggaaatataatgaaaataattatctCAGTATATAGCAGATGGTAAGTTATGGTGTTATAGAACAGCTTCTCCAGAATAGAGATCTATTTCTAAAGcttttttataagaaaaagtTCCTCTGAAACACATCAATGCTGACAGACTAAGATGCAAAAGGCAAGCCAAAAAGCCCAGAATATTTGTCAAAAGCATTTAGAAACCCACCTTTTCTTCAAGAGAGATAATATGGTATAGATACAGAGCACTGAAATAGAAACAAGATAAACAAAGCTTAAGTACTAGACCAAATTTCCAATTCAACTCTCAGCATAAACATCCACCTGCCAGGTCAATCACACAGTTGTTGTAAAGATAAAATTACCTAACGACATGAAGTACTTtgtgtaaaaaaacaaacaaacaaaaaaactgttttaAGTTGCAACATATATTGGAAAAGACATGgtcacaaagggaaaaaaatacagttttctTCAAAGAATAAACTAGAACATGTATCACCTCCACCCCTAAACTATCCTTTTGCAAATGAATATGGCAAAATAATTGCtataaaaagaaactttatttaagaatactacagaaaaaaaaaaaaaagaaggtagttGAGGCAATAAGTCAGTACAGTGCTTGactaccaggacccacataaaaatgcaggCATAatggggcatgcctgtaatcccagtgctggggaggcagagacaggttgATTGTCCCAGCatgctagccagccagtctagcctaagtgGGGACTGTCAGAAcaatgacagactctgtctcaaaatgtaGTGGACAGCACCTACACTTGTCTCCACATGTACAtgtccacacacaagcacatacacaggcatgcacaccacacacaccatacatgaatggaaaaacaaagagaaagaaaaccaagatTTTGTTTAAACTGGGTGTTTCTTTCTCAGACCAACATTAATCACCTCCACTAAATACCCACTAATGGACTAGAAATACAATCTTAAAGCAAAGACAGCTTTAGAAAATAGCTAATGGTATGACACGGACACACTGCTCTTTTACTGTATGTGAATCACATCAAAACCGAACAGGTTCAGTGTTGAAAAGCAGAGACTCAAACAGGACTGTTAAGATTCGACTTCATGAACTGTGAGATGAACACTGTTACTTAGTCTCCTCGACCTAAGTTTTCTATTTACAAAAGGGGGTAGTAGGTTTACTGGCAGGCATGACACAATGGAAGTAACTCATAAACAGGCAACTATGGCAGCACTTCctgccatcaccatcatcacgGGCATGAGTGAAGGGGTTAGGAGCATGAGCGTGTATCCATCAGAAGATTTCTCTGACCATATTACACAAACATTCATATGCTCACAGACTCACAATGTAGCTGAGAATGTccctaaacttctgatcctcctgcttccacctcaaaaatgctgggatttcaggtatgtGTCAGGGCTTCTTATGGAAATTACATGCTTCAAGGAAATTTCACATCTCATTTTTTACAAAAACTAAAAATGCAAAGGTAAATTTGACTAACAACTTAAGCTCAAGTTTAATTTTTTCCATCTCTAGCATTGTAAAAAGCAAGTCTTCAGCATGGAAAGCATGACATGTATGGAGTCTGGAACAACAAGACAGCTCCTAAGTAAGAGCTGCTGTGTTAAAGACCTTTCTCCACATTGGCCAATATTCTACCTAGAACAAGCAGAGTCACAACAGAAGTTCACATACAACACAAAAAGCAGTTACAAATACAAATTATATTCAGAAATGACAAAGCTAGGAACTGGTAAATAAAAACaaggcaacaacaaaaacaacaaaaaaaaaacgaaagaaaaaacAGGTTATCCATGCTCATGGCTTTCCATCCATTTTAACTAGGACTCTCAGAGGAAAAGACTGATGATAATTCTAGTTTTATTTCATAACTGTATCATGAATACTTACAGTGCATATTCGGGAATAGGTAACTTGCTCACATCAAATACTTCTTTGTGCTTCATAAGATATACTAAACGTATATAGGAGACAAAAcactgtaaaataaaatgtaaatgttatTTAACAGACACTAAAAACGTTAATCCAAAATAGAAAACTAAGAAAAGGCTTAAATTCAGTATATACATGTGGTAGTCTGAAAgtatgtcccccatgaactcaggagtttcattaaaattgagtttgcagcttcagtcCCAAGCagggggggtgggggtgttgtcattggggacagatctgaattccagccaaaaggtatGCAGAGGGGTTTTCAGCTCTGCTATGCTAGCTTATGGAGCTAGCTGTTTGCTGCACTCTCTCTACTTGCAtttatgaaaggaagccagcttctcccacctttgatggaacttccctttggaTTTATaaatcttgaaataaatcccttcttcccataaactgtatctggtttaaatgttcatcccagcaactcagAGCAGACAAAAACACAGGGAGAAACCTTAATAGATCAGCATAGCTCTCAACACTTGGCatgcacagaaaataaaaaaacaaacaaacaatcattTTCAACtctctattttaaattttgcatttgttttcatCAAGCAGCCCAACACAAAGCATTTCCTTCCTAAGCCCAACCTATTACTTAGTATTCAGTTTCAACATAGTACAAGAGGAACAAGATAAGCATTAGAGTAATACAGATAGGATCTTATTAGCTGAGAAAatttcttagtttttaatttcatAGTTTTCTAAGTAGCAGTTTTTCTCATCTATCAAAAATATACTAACTGTACCTTCTAATTACTGTTATGACAATGAGAAAATACATATAGAACACGTATTATATTTTCTAGAATGcagtcagtaaaaataaatatatcctaTTGATAATATTACTGTAGTAGTCAAAAGACAATTTTAGCAATTAAATTAAATCTCACTTTAAAACTGAACTAAATTATAACAAAAACATTACTGGAGCTTATTTTGTGATAATTTCATATAACTTACCTTCAATCAGGAAAagtttttcttccatttattttaaaaacaaagtgaaTATTATCTCCATTTATACACGTATGTATATATTCAAACatacatgcatgtttatatgaACATGTTTATATATGAATCTATCCCATAGACATTTTCATAAATCtgtcatatgtatgtataaattcaTCTTATAACAATAAATGTGTATaaccagtaaaataaataaataaaaattaaaaaataaaaacaaaatgaaactacATTCATGCCACAGCTATACAAGCCAGAAGTAAACATATCCTGATCCTTtgtcaacttttaaaattaacagATACTAAAATACACCTAAGCAAGTACTGcattacaaataacttttctaaaGTATATTTAATCCATTTAGCCTACCAATTCAATGTTTCTCCACCTGGGCTACTCCATCCACATCATTCCACATCTCCTcattccttcttcttcccaactcctCTACTTGATGAATTCTTACTATCTAGCTCATTGTTGATATGATTAGAGAGAAGCAAAGATCATGGAAGAACACTATACAGCAGCAGAAAAGGCAGAGCTTCATAACAGGAACTCTTATTTGTTGATATGAAGATGACACTGACTAGAAAGCACAGAAGAAAATTATTTCATTAGTCCCTTTCTCAAAGAATCTGTTAAACTTCATTAACTAAAAGAATAGCTTACAatcaagggctaaagagatggcttaacatttaagacacttgcctgtaaagccaaaggacccaggttcaattccccaggacccagtaagccagacgcacagggtggcgcatgcatctggaatacatttatcgtggccagaggctctggcacaccctccctctttccctctctctctacctctttaactaataaataaataaaaataaatatttttaaaagaaatgaataacaaaGACAATcagaacttattgaaattttactGAAGAAATAAGAAGTTAAACTTATCAAGTATAGTAAACATCAGGCCACTAAACAACTAAAAATTGTCCAAGAGAAAATTTTCCCTATGCTTTGGAAAAGATGATGTACACGTTACTGTAggaaattcttttgaaatttcaAGAGTAATCTAGacctatttatttaaaatgacacCGGCTTACCTTTGAGGCAGGATGATGTAAATGCCAAGGTAGTAAAAACTAATgaaatttaatttcattaattatttCACCTCCCCACCCTAAATAATACAGCTCAAAGATAACTTACCCTTTGAgctctttcttttaaatcttgatCTTGGCCTAAAAAGGATTCCAATTTCTTCTGCACATCTTAGTTTTTCTGGATTGATTcttttaactaaataaaaaagaaagtggttAACCTAAAGAAATCAATTTTAGAAGCAATAAACAATATGGCATATTTCCCTATATTCTTCAGtatgacttttaaatatttaatagtaTTTCTTACCTATGATCCGAATAGATCAatactacataaaataaaatctgacttACCTGCATATTAAGGACAACATgagaaaagaaatgttttcctAAATAGCCCTGCTGACTGAATGAAAGATACCCAGATTAGCATATTAGTAGTGATTGCTTCTAAATTCTCTAAAGCTTGAAAATAGCTTCAATTACTCAAATTattcaaaatgaataaatgaaatggaaTAAGTTAAAACTAATGTAAattttgtatttctgttttcaaacaaataaatcaatttcatttaataaacaagtagttaaaacaaataaataaattctgattTACCTATCTAGATAGTAGATGTAACAAAAACATTACATAAAATTTTCCTCAACGAGGCTACAGCaaaatatgaattatttaaaatagtCTAATTTTCTACATTTCCAACTTTACTTGTTTTCCTGATTCTGACTGATTCATTTTGCTCCTGCAAAATGGGAACTGGGAGTAAGAAGGCTAAGGAGGTATGGATTaggtatttcctttttgattagagaaaatttcaaaacaaaagtaacaatCTTTTGACCTCAAGAATTCAACCCACAGTCAATTTGTTTCTTCTACATTCTCAACCATTCTCCAAATATCTAGCCACAGTCCCAATTATTTCTAGGCAAATCAAATAAGACATCTTCAATGTCCCTAGTACAAGTAACCCAAGTGATGAATTCCACAGATGTTTAGTTGTAGGAGAGCATGGTCCTGTGAAATGAACAACCTACCAAATAATGTCATTCTAAAGGTGTCATCCTTTTAAACCTCAATGCTTCATGGCACTACAAGTTCTCCTTTCCATCtctttttagttttgtgtgtgtgtatatgcatgtagtgtgtgtgcatatatgtatgcatgttcacatgtgtatagGCAAATGTATGTGTAGGTTCACATGCACATGTCTTCAAGCACCTGTGTAAGCCAGTttgatattgggtgtcttcttcaattactctcagtttttttgtttttttttttttgttcattttttatttatttatttgagagcgacagacacagggagaaagacagatagagggagagagagagaatgggcgcgccagggcttccagccactgccaacgaactccagacgcgtgcgcccccttgtgcatctggctaacgtgggacctggggaactgagccttgaaccggggtccttaggcctcagaggcaagcgcttaaccgctaagccatctctccagccctactctcagTTTTTGAGAGAGGttttctcactgaatctagagctcagcATCCAgccagactagccagccagcaagccccaaggatcctatctctacctccctggGACAGGggttacaagcacatgccacagGGTCCAggtttttatatgggtactggggatgtgaattcagatcttcatgcttgcatgacaagcaacaaccaactgagccatctctccaggagtcTCTTTTCCATCTCTTTTAAGTCTCCTAACATCtgtttaaacaaa containing:
- the LOC123459561 gene encoding probable ATP-dependent RNA helicase DDX10 isoform X1; the protein is MKHKEVFDVSKLPIPEYALFLGLAVPPRVQFLQKKEKQPTKILSRSPKTEETQPWAPTLTNDCVENFRAYLSEKMSILQKSGKVLERTEYRLANGSRDGEQEEEEEEEDEVMEEKLSKATGLQTECVPKVNETQKVKEVPVRFLDRNDEEEDEPDADFVMVKQCDMFGLYLKENKALHVSLFPMMRLVLSFLHSACLWGTQKKQKQKQVDLERWLSGNNHTYQEDGQKKQSSSCVISALSAGHYLLLWLMKGARSSEAEQSQGDCHADVT
- the LOC123459561 gene encoding probable ATP-dependent RNA helicase DDX10 isoform X2, with translation MHLLCIYTILSLLKKRFLGLAVPPRVQFLQKKEKQPTKILSRSPKTEETQPWAPTLTNDCVENFRAYLSEKMSILQKSGKVLERTEYRLANGSRDGEQEEEEEEEDEVMEEKLSKATGLQTECVPKVNETQKVKEVPVRFLDRNDEEEDEPDADFVMVKQCDMFGLYLKENKALHVSLFPMMRLVLSFLHSACLWGTQKKQKQKQVDLERWLSGNNHTYQEDGQKKQSSSCVISALSAGHYLLLWLMKGARSSEAEQSQGDCHADVT